The proteins below come from a single Desulfomonile tiedjei genomic window:
- a CDS encoding ABC transporter permease translates to MKLVLGLIPFAILVGGYFMASHVRLDSNPDDKLTPSASKMVEAVHTMAFTRDTRTGRFLMLTDTLASVRRIVIGLGLASVVGLILGMDSGAFPGISATLMPVIRFLSIVPPLAVLPILFVVFGVGELGKVMLIFLGSVFVITRDVQQETEQIPKEQIVKALTLGASQMQVLYTVLLPQIMPRLLIAVRLSLGAAWLFLIASEAIASTDGLGYRIFLMRRYLAMDVIIPYVLWITFLGFCMDALLRLVVSWKYRWFVASQ, encoded by the coding sequence ATGAAGCTGGTTCTAGGGTTGATCCCCTTTGCAATTCTCGTGGGGGGATACTTCATGGCCTCCCATGTGCGGTTGGACAGCAACCCCGACGACAAGCTCACCCCGTCCGCATCCAAAATGGTCGAGGCCGTTCACACCATGGCCTTCACTCGGGATACGCGCACCGGCCGGTTTCTCATGCTCACCGATACCCTGGCCAGCGTGCGGCGCATCGTCATAGGACTGGGATTGGCGTCAGTGGTGGGACTGATCTTGGGAATGGACAGCGGTGCATTCCCAGGGATCAGCGCGACCCTTATGCCTGTCATAAGATTTCTCTCCATCGTGCCTCCGCTGGCCGTTCTGCCCATTTTGTTCGTCGTCTTCGGGGTAGGCGAACTAGGCAAAGTCATGCTGATCTTTCTGGGATCGGTGTTCGTAATCACCCGTGACGTGCAGCAAGAGACGGAGCAGATCCCGAAAGAACAGATCGTCAAGGCATTGACGCTGGGCGCGTCCCAGATGCAAGTGCTGTACACGGTACTGCTACCGCAAATCATGCCCAGACTGCTCATTGCAGTGCGACTCAGTCTTGGGGCTGCTTGGTTGTTCCTGATCGCTTCGGAGGCTATAGCGTCAACCGATGGCCTGGGATACCGGATATTTTTGATGAGGCGCTATCTCGCCATGGACGTGATCATCCCTTATGTCTTGTGGATAACGTTCCTGGGATTCTGTATGGACGCGTTACTGAGGTTGGTCGTAAGCTGGAAGTATCGTTGGTTCGTCGCTTCCCAATGA
- a CDS encoding ABC transporter ATP-binding protein — MPVKPGNGKILVISDLYKSYGDKAILDNVDLCVTAGELCTIVGPSGCGKTTLLRIILGEELSSKGEVLINGEPVGFPGPERGIVYQKYSLFPHLTVLENVMLGKTLSAGFLAGLLRRNGFREEAMYFLEKVKLSEHWAKFPHELSGGMQQRAAIAQSLIMKPHILLMDEPFGALDPGTREQMQLFLLELWEEFEMTVFFVTHDLEEAVFLGTRIIVLSQYYRDGRHVAPNHRGARIVSDYPLARRATSTVVKETAEFGRLIQQIRREGFDPQYCQHVSEFNLRHPDSFQTLSEEEMERN; from the coding sequence ATGCCCGTAAAACCCGGAAATGGAAAGATCCTTGTCATCAGCGATCTGTACAAGTCGTACGGAGACAAGGCTATTCTCGACAATGTGGACCTTTGCGTCACCGCGGGGGAACTGTGCACGATCGTCGGTCCCAGCGGCTGCGGAAAGACGACCCTTCTCCGGATAATCCTTGGAGAAGAGCTGTCATCGAAGGGGGAAGTGCTCATCAACGGTGAGCCCGTAGGATTTCCAGGACCGGAGCGCGGGATAGTCTACCAAAAATACTCGCTGTTCCCGCACCTGACGGTTCTGGAAAATGTAATGCTGGGCAAGACACTGAGTGCGGGGTTTCTTGCCGGACTTCTCCGACGCAACGGGTTTCGTGAGGAAGCAATGTACTTCCTCGAAAAAGTCAAGCTTTCGGAACACTGGGCGAAATTTCCTCACGAATTGTCGGGGGGTATGCAGCAGCGTGCGGCCATAGCCCAGTCCTTGATCATGAAGCCACACATTCTCCTGATGGACGAGCCGTTCGGCGCGCTGGACCCGGGAACCAGAGAGCAGATGCAGCTCTTTCTCCTGGAACTTTGGGAAGAGTTCGAGATGACGGTATTCTTTGTCACCCATGATTTGGAAGAAGCCGTGTTTCTGGGAACGCGAATCATAGTGCTTTCACAATATTACCGAGACGGCAGGCACGTCGCTCCCAACCATAGGGGCGCTCGAATAGTCTCCGACTACCCCTTGGCCCGCAGAGCCACGTCAACGGTCGTGAAAGAAACCGCCGAGTTTGGAAGACTGATCCAGCAAATCAGAAGAGAGGGCTTCGATCCCCAGTACTGTCAGCATGTGAGCGAATTCAACCTGAGACACCCGGACTCCTTCCAGACATTGTCAGAAGAAGAAATGGAGCGGAATTAG
- a CDS encoding lipid kinase translates to MKRSVIVGLVLVTLMCCSTGMVAAAPTFRVAWSHYTGWEPWQLASDKGILKKWADKYDIKIELVLINDYMESINLYTAGKFDACAMTNMDVLTIPAVGGVNSTALIIGDFSNGNDGIVMKNGSTVGDLKGREVKLVELSVSHYLLARALSMNNMNEREMKLVNTSDSDIAAVFASDPNGAAVTWNPPLMQCRNVKGAKLLFDSSQIPGEIIDLMVVRTDTSDKLKKALVGAWYETMLFMANPGKEGKEAIQSMAKFAGGTEAEFRAQLRTTRMFYEPGQAAQFARSEDLKKTMEYVRSFCFDHGLYGQGAASKDAIGIQFPDGSTMGERKNVKLHFDASYMQMAAEGKL, encoded by the coding sequence ATGAAACGTAGTGTTATCGTCGGCCTGGTCCTTGTGACCCTCATGTGCTGTAGTACCGGCATGGTTGCTGCCGCACCCACGTTCCGGGTTGCTTGGTCACATTACACCGGCTGGGAGCCTTGGCAGCTTGCCAGTGACAAGGGAATCCTCAAAAAATGGGCGGACAAGTACGACATCAAAATCGAGTTGGTTCTCATAAATGACTACATGGAGTCCATAAACCTTTACACGGCCGGCAAGTTTGACGCGTGCGCGATGACAAATATGGACGTGCTGACGATCCCGGCAGTGGGTGGGGTTAATTCAACTGCGCTGATCATCGGCGATTTCTCCAATGGCAATGACGGCATCGTCATGAAGAACGGCTCGACCGTCGGTGACCTTAAGGGTCGAGAAGTGAAACTGGTGGAACTCTCGGTGTCACATTACCTGTTAGCTCGCGCTTTGAGCATGAACAACATGAATGAGCGCGAAATGAAACTGGTCAACACATCCGATTCGGACATAGCCGCTGTTTTTGCTTCAGACCCCAACGGTGCGGCGGTTACCTGGAACCCGCCGCTTATGCAATGTCGGAACGTGAAAGGGGCCAAGCTTCTCTTCGATTCGAGCCAGATTCCGGGCGAGATCATAGATCTAATGGTTGTGCGAACCGACACGTCCGACAAGCTGAAGAAAGCGTTGGTCGGCGCCTGGTACGAGACCATGTTATTCATGGCCAACCCCGGCAAAGAGGGTAAGGAGGCCATTCAATCAATGGCCAAATTTGCAGGGGGCACGGAAGCGGAATTCCGGGCTCAATTGCGTACCACGAGGATGTTCTATGAGCCTGGTCAAGCAGCACAGTTCGCCAGGAGCGAAGACCTTAAGAAAACTATGGAATACGTGCGAAGCTTCTGCTTTGATCATGGCTTGTACGGGCAAGGGGCCGCTTCCAAGGACGCCATTGGGATACAGTTTCCGGATGGGTCCACGATGGGCGAGAGAAAGAATGTGAAATTGCACTTCGACGCGTCATACATGCAAATGGCAGCGGAAGGCAAGCTTTGA
- a CDS encoding response regulator has protein sequence MPTSETLSGKMILVVDDEQDVLDIISEELADVPDLMLHTVTTYEKGMEHLVSYTYDLVVLDIMGVRGFDLLKIATTSGFPVVMLTAHALSPDTMKQSIELGARAYLPKNKLGSLIPFLEDVLKLNYQSVWRKALDEVITVFDKRFGSDWRRSEQEFWDEFEKKLSVDEGAIIK, from the coding sequence ATGCCGACTTCCGAAACCTTAAGCGGCAAAATGATCCTTGTCGTAGATGACGAACAAGATGTGTTGGACATCATAAGCGAGGAACTTGCAGATGTTCCCGATCTGATGCTTCACACGGTCACGACTTATGAAAAGGGAATGGAGCATCTCGTTTCCTACACATATGATTTGGTAGTCCTCGACATCATGGGCGTAAGGGGATTCGACCTGCTCAAAATTGCCACGACTTCGGGTTTTCCGGTTGTGATGCTCACCGCGCACGCCCTGAGCCCCGACACGATGAAACAATCCATTGAGCTTGGGGCTCGAGCCTACCTGCCCAAGAACAAGCTCGGGTCATTGATCCCGTTTCTCGAGGATGTTTTGAAGCTGAACTATCAGTCCGTGTGGAGGAAGGCACTTGACGAGGTGATTACTGTTTTCGACAAACGCTTCGGATCTGACTGGCGCAGGTCGGAACAAGAGTTCTGGGACGAATTTGAAAAGAAGCTATCCGTGGATGAAGGGGCCATAATAAAATAG